Proteins encoded in a region of the Roseateles sp. SL47 genome:
- a CDS encoding flagellin yields the protein MAQVINTNLLSLNAQRNTSTSQSSLAVSMQRLSSGLRVNSAKDDAAGLAIADRMQAQVRGMNVAQRNANDGISLSQTAEGALSKVGDSLQRMRELAVQARNATNTTSDLDSIGQEYAQLGSEIQRVLGGTTFNGRAILATDAGTQTFQIGANTTTNDSVDVVTTNMTTDATITAVTGGAITNASTTTDLATVIDNIDSAIKTVSTERSKLGASQNRFDAIISNLQISVENQTAARSRIMDADFASETANLSRAQILQQAGNAMIAQANQAPQQVLALLR from the coding sequence ATGGCCCAAGTCATCAACACCAACCTGCTGTCGCTCAATGCTCAGCGCAACACCTCGACCAGCCAGAGCTCGTTGGCTGTGTCGATGCAGCGCCTGTCTTCCGGGCTGCGCGTCAACTCCGCCAAGGACGACGCTGCCGGCCTGGCCATTGCGGACCGCATGCAAGCGCAAGTCCGTGGCATGAATGTGGCCCAGCGCAATGCCAACGACGGCATCTCCCTCTCGCAAACGGCTGAAGGCGCGCTCTCCAAGGTGGGTGACTCGCTGCAGCGTATGCGTGAACTCGCGGTTCAGGCCCGCAATGCCACCAACACCACGTCCGACCTGGACTCCATCGGCCAGGAATACGCCCAACTGGGTTCGGAAATCCAGCGCGTGCTGGGTGGCACCACCTTCAACGGCCGCGCCATCCTGGCCACGGACGCTGGCACCCAGACCTTCCAGATCGGTGCCAACACGACCACCAATGACTCGGTGGACGTGGTGACGACCAACATGACGACCGACGCGACCATCACGGCCGTGACTGGCGGCGCCATCACCAACGCCTCCACCACGACCGACCTGGCCACCGTCATCGACAACATCGACTCGGCCATCAAGACCGTCTCGACCGAGCGCTCCAAGCTGGGTGCTTCGCAGAACCGCTTTGACGCCATCATCTCCAACCTGCAGATCTCGGTCGAGAACCAGACCGCTGCCCGCAGCCGGATCATGGATGCCGACTTCGCGTCGGAAACCGCGAACCTGAGCCGCGCGCAGATCCTGCAACAGGCTGGCAATGCCATGATCGCCCAGGCCAACCAGGCTCCCCAGCAAGTGCTGGCCCTGCTGCGCTGA
- a CDS encoding flagellin codes for MPQTINTNIASLNAQRNLSSSQSSLSTSMQRLSSGLRVNSAKDDAAGLAIAERMNAQARGMSVAIRNSNDGISLAQTAEGALGKVADSLQRMRELAIQARNATNANSDKDSLDKEFGELAKEMQRVLGGTTFNGKYILGADAATPQTFQVGPNTTANDEIIVTTPNMTQDAAITAVAGTDINGTGRAVIDNTADAAAIATVVANIDSALDAVNSQRAVLGATQNRFDAVISNLQVAYENQTAARSRIMDADFAQETSNLSRAQILQQAGNAMVAQANQLPQQVLTLLKG; via the coding sequence ATGCCACAGACCATCAACACCAACATTGCTTCGCTGAACGCGCAACGCAATCTGAGCAGCTCGCAGTCGTCGCTGTCGACATCGATGCAACGGCTGTCGTCGGGCCTGCGGGTGAACTCCGCCAAGGATGATGCCGCCGGCCTGGCCATCGCAGAGCGAATGAATGCCCAGGCCCGCGGAATGAGCGTCGCCATACGCAACTCCAATGACGGCATTTCGCTGGCGCAGACCGCGGAAGGCGCGCTGGGCAAGGTGGCCGATTCATTGCAGCGCATGCGTGAACTGGCGATTCAGGCCCGCAACGCCACGAACGCCAACAGCGACAAGGATTCCCTGGACAAGGAATTCGGCGAGCTGGCCAAGGAAATGCAGCGCGTGCTGGGTGGCACCACCTTCAACGGAAAATACATCCTGGGTGCGGATGCGGCCACGCCGCAGACCTTCCAGGTGGGCCCCAACACCACGGCCAATGACGAAATCATCGTCACCACGCCGAACATGACGCAGGACGCCGCCATCACGGCGGTCGCCGGTACCGACATCAATGGCACCGGCCGCGCGGTGATCGACAACACGGCGGACGCCGCCGCCATTGCCACCGTCGTGGCCAACATCGATTCGGCGCTGGATGCGGTGAACTCCCAGCGCGCCGTTCTGGGCGCCACCCAGAACCGCTTCGATGCCGTGATTTCCAACCTGCAGGTGGCCTACGAAAACCAGACCGCCGCCCGAAGCCGCATCATGGATGCCGACTTTGCGCAGGAAACCTCGAATCTCAGCCGGGCACAGATCCTGCAACAGGCCGGTAATGCGATGGTGGCCCAGGCCAACCAGTTGCCGCAGCAGGTCCTGACCCTGTTGAAGGGCTGA
- a CDS encoding flagellar brake protein, which translates to MNDRSTAPPPPAPTHASDAAAADFRLDAPGEIMSWLRELLQAQARVQLSTPEGGLFHTVLLALDMPHGMLSVESPAAPASTADILASNEVTATAYLDRIKLEFELPGLVAVRGAGAEVLRAPLPTTLYRFQRRQAYRVQSHGQLFPALRLASPEGLRIRVVNVSGGGLALQWPAATPPGMPTAMPAPPAAGQELSGTLELEREVSFAALLRVQHVTPGEGETPHALGCAFVSLAPSAARALQLFIDQAQKRERMMKRPG; encoded by the coding sequence TTGAACGACCGTTCCACCGCCCCGCCCCCGCCGGCCCCCACCCATGCGTCGGACGCCGCTGCGGCGGACTTCCGGCTCGACGCGCCTGGCGAAATCATGAGCTGGTTGCGGGAGCTGCTGCAGGCCCAGGCCCGTGTGCAGTTGAGCACCCCCGAAGGCGGGCTGTTCCACACCGTGCTCCTGGCCCTGGACATGCCACACGGCATGCTGAGCGTGGAGTCCCCGGCGGCCCCCGCCTCGACGGCCGACATTCTGGCCAGCAACGAAGTCACGGCCACGGCCTACCTCGACCGGATCAAACTTGAATTCGAGCTGCCAGGCCTGGTGGCTGTTCGCGGTGCCGGCGCCGAAGTGCTGCGCGCGCCGCTCCCCACCACGCTCTACCGTTTCCAGCGCCGCCAGGCTTACCGGGTGCAATCCCACGGCCAGCTGTTTCCGGCCTTGCGACTGGCCTCCCCGGAAGGACTGCGCATCCGTGTGGTGAATGTCAGCGGCGGCGGCCTGGCGCTTCAGTGGCCTGCGGCCACGCCGCCGGGCATGCCAACCGCCATGCCCGCGCCGCCTGCCGCCGGACAGGAGCTGTCCGGCACACTGGAGCTGGAGCGGGAAGTCAGTTTTGCGGCGCTGCTGCGTGTGCAACATGTCACACCGGGTGAAGGCGAGACACCCCACGCGCTCGGCTGCGCGTTTGTGTCGCTGGCGCCTTCCGCCGCGCGGGCCCTGCAACTGTTCATCGACCAGGCCCAGAAGCGCGAACGCATGATGAAGCGCCCCGGCTGA
- a CDS encoding tetratricopeptide repeat protein encodes MPLQTPTQAHSQARSAASIVSPPSTDGVSRIQPGSHEATLLLAQARNAAFEQASQGRLGEGVNLLCNALEIEPTSVDLLSDVAALLLSAGQLADAALYAHQAVQLQPQHAPSLYTLAFALSGLGEIKAAIEVLTTLCQGEAAEMLKRETPELAPLVAMELRRLQTT; translated from the coding sequence ATGCCGCTGCAAACGCCCACCCAAGCGCATTCCCAGGCACGGTCCGCCGCGTCCATCGTGTCCCCCCCCTCGACGGACGGCGTCAGCCGCATCCAGCCGGGGTCTCATGAGGCCACCCTGCTGCTGGCCCAGGCTCGCAACGCCGCCTTTGAGCAGGCCTCGCAAGGCCGCCTGGGCGAAGGGGTGAACCTGCTGTGCAATGCACTGGAAATTGAACCCACCAGCGTGGATCTGCTGTCCGATGTGGCGGCATTGCTGCTGTCCGCCGGCCAATTGGCGGATGCCGCGCTGTATGCGCACCAGGCCGTGCAATTGCAGCCCCAGCATGCCCCCAGCCTTTACACCCTGGCCTTTGCCCTCTCGGGGCTGGGTGAAATCAAGGCCGCCATCGAGGTGCTGACCACCCTGTGCCAGGGAGAGGCGGCCGAGATGCTGAAGCGCGAAACTCCGGAATTGGCACCGCTGGTGGCGATGGAGTTGCGTCGTCTGCAGACGACGTGA
- the fliE gene encoding flagellar hook-basal body complex protein FliE — protein sequence MDLKLQPFNFANAVARAGLTPQGQPVSKPASGASFADAMSSALKSVSAQQNEASRLQREVQLDNPTVSLEETMVAMQKAQIGFQATLQVRNRLVSAYSEIMNMQV from the coding sequence GTGGACCTGAAACTTCAACCCTTCAATTTCGCCAACGCGGTGGCCCGCGCCGGACTGACCCCTCAGGGGCAGCCGGTGTCCAAACCCGCGTCGGGTGCGAGCTTCGCCGATGCGATGAGTTCGGCATTGAAGTCGGTGAGCGCGCAGCAGAATGAGGCCTCACGCCTCCAGCGCGAGGTTCAGCTGGACAATCCCACCGTCAGTCTGGAAGAGACGATGGTGGCGATGCAGAAAGCACAAATCGGCTTCCAGGCCACCTTGCAGGTGCGCAATCGTCTGGTCTCGGCGTATTCCGAGATCATGAACATGCAGGTGTAA
- a CDS encoding flagellin — MAQIINTNLASLNAQRNLSASQSSLTTSMQRLSSGLRVNSAKDDAAGLAIAERMNAQVRGMNVAVRNANDGISLSQTAEGALSKVGDSLQRMRELAVQARNATNTTSDLDSIGREYAQLGEEIGRVLGGTTFNGKAILAADAGTQTFQIGANTTSNDSVDVVTTDLTQDATITAVTGGTIDNASTPTTLATVIDNIDAAIKTVSGQRAVLGASQNRFDAIISNLQISVENQTAARSRIMDADFAAETANLSRAQILQQAGNTMVAQANQLPQQVLSLLRS; from the coding sequence ATGGCTCAGATCATCAACACCAACCTGGCTTCCCTGAATGCTCAGCGCAACCTCAGCGCCTCGCAATCGTCCCTGACCACCTCCATGCAGCGCCTCTCCTCCGGCCTGCGTGTGAACTCCGCCAAGGATGACGCGGCCGGCCTGGCCATCGCCGAGCGCATGAATGCCCAGGTCCGAGGCATGAACGTCGCCGTCCGCAATGCCAACGACGGCATCTCCCTGTCGCAGACGGCGGAAGGCGCACTGTCCAAGGTGGGTGACTCCCTGCAGCGCATGCGTGAACTCGCAGTTCAGGCCCGCAATGCCACCAACACCACGTCCGACCTGGACTCCATCGGCCGCGAATACGCCCAGCTGGGTGAAGAAATCGGCCGCGTGCTCGGCGGCACCACCTTCAACGGCAAGGCCATCCTGGCTGCGGATGCTGGCACCCAGACCTTCCAGATCGGCGCCAACACCACGAGCAACGACTCGGTGGACGTGGTCACCACCGACCTGACGCAGGACGCCACCATCACGGCGGTCACCGGCGGCACCATCGACAACGCCTCGACGCCCACCACCCTGGCCACCGTCATCGACAACATCGATGCGGCCATCAAGACGGTCAGCGGCCAGCGCGCCGTGCTGGGCGCCTCGCAGAACCGCTTTGACGCCATCATCTCCAACCTGCAGATCTCGGTCGAGAACCAGACCGCCGCCCGCAGCCGGATCATGGATGCCGACTTCGCCGCAGAAACGGCCAACCTCAGCCGTGCCCAGATCCTGCAACAGGCAGGCAACACCATGGTGGCGCAGGCCAACCAGCTGCCGCAACAGGTCCTGTCGCTGCTGCGCAGCTAA
- a CDS encoding flagellar protein FliT, producing the protein MNTHLLSYYEAIEQASADMLNAARTGNWDEVVKLEGACVLLISQLKHAATQQQLGAEESQLKSRIMQRILLNDAEIRHLAEPWLDDLDQLMKGKSKTVH; encoded by the coding sequence ATGAACACTCATCTCCTGAGCTACTACGAAGCCATCGAACAGGCCAGCGCGGACATGCTGAACGCAGCCCGCACTGGTAACTGGGATGAGGTGGTCAAGCTGGAAGGCGCCTGTGTGCTGCTGATTTCGCAGCTCAAGCATGCCGCCACGCAGCAGCAACTGGGAGCTGAAGAGAGCCAGCTCAAGAGCCGCATCATGCAGCGCATCCTGTTGAACGACGCCGAGATCCGCCATCTGGCTGAACCCTGGCTGGACGACCTGGACCAGCTGATGAAGGGCAAATCCAAGACGGTGCATTAA
- the fliD gene encoding flagellar filament capping protein FliD produces MATITSTGLGSGLQVEDIVAKLVAVEKQPITDLQTRTDTLKTQISAYGKIQSAFSSMRDAAGKLTTPATWAALTATSSDTSMATVTAGSGSGAGSYAVSVTQLAAAQSLASTSMSSTATVGAGTLTFELGQWGDAAQTSFTSKSGTSAVSVTISATDTLANVRDKINASGAGVLASVVTDATGSRLVIRSASTGEANGFRITATDADGNNSDASGLSALAYDPTAGIKSLTQNAAAADAKLTINNLDIVSSTNVIENAVDGLSINVLKKGDLTVTVGQDKDSVKKAITDFVTSYNSLMTMLRENTKYDDTNKVAGTLQGDSTAVNLQAQLRNITSGGSTLGGAYARLSDLGLNIGTAGTITVDDSKLSSALGHISDLKQLFMGTDSTNAANNGIATRWRALADQVTGMDGSITTRTSGLQSRVTANNKRADELNDRAANYEKRIRAQYTALDTQMAKLNDMSSYVSKITSMLDSGS; encoded by the coding sequence ATGGCCACCATCACCTCCACCGGCCTCGGAAGCGGGCTGCAAGTCGAGGACATCGTCGCCAAGCTGGTGGCGGTCGAGAAACAGCCAATCACCGACCTCCAGACCCGGACCGACACGCTCAAGACGCAGATTTCCGCCTACGGCAAGATCCAGAGCGCCTTCAGCTCGATGCGGGATGCCGCCGGCAAATTGACCACGCCGGCCACCTGGGCAGCCCTGACCGCCACGTCGTCGGACACGTCCATGGCCACCGTCACGGCCGGTTCCGGCAGCGGCGCGGGCAGCTACGCCGTGTCGGTGACCCAGTTGGCGGCGGCCCAGAGCCTGGCCAGTACCTCCATGTCCAGCACGGCGACGGTCGGTGCCGGCACGCTGACCTTCGAGCTGGGCCAGTGGGGGGATGCCGCCCAGACTTCGTTCACCAGCAAAAGCGGCACGTCGGCCGTCAGCGTCACCATCAGCGCCACGGACACCCTGGCGAATGTGCGGGACAAGATCAATGCGTCCGGCGCTGGTGTGCTGGCGTCCGTGGTGACGGATGCCACCGGCAGCCGGCTGGTCATTCGCTCGGCCTCCACCGGTGAGGCCAACGGGTTTCGCATCACCGCCACCGATGCCGACGGCAACAACAGCGACGCCTCCGGCCTTTCTGCGCTGGCCTATGACCCGACCGCCGGCATCAAGTCCCTGACGCAGAACGCCGCTGCGGCTGATGCCAAGCTGACCATCAACAACCTGGACATCGTCTCCTCCACCAACGTGATCGAGAACGCCGTGGACGGGCTGAGCATCAACGTGCTCAAGAAGGGCGACCTCACCGTCACCGTCGGCCAGGACAAGGACAGCGTCAAGAAGGCCATTACCGATTTCGTGACGTCGTACAACAGCCTGATGACCATGCTGCGCGAGAACACGAAATATGACGACACCAACAAGGTGGCTGGCACGCTGCAGGGCGACAGCACGGCGGTCAACCTGCAGGCTCAGTTGCGCAACATCACTTCCGGTGGCAGCACCCTGGGCGGCGCCTATGCGCGCCTGTCGGACCTGGGGCTGAACATCGGCACGGCCGGCACCATCACGGTGGACGACAGCAAGCTGAGCAGCGCCCTGGGCCACATCAGCGACCTGAAACAGCTCTTCATGGGTACCGACAGCACCAATGCCGCGAACAACGGCATTGCCACCCGCTGGCGCGCCCTGGCCGACCAGGTCACCGGCATGGACGGCAGCATCACCACCCGGACCTCCGGCCTGCAATCACGCGTCACCGCCAACAACAAGCGCGCCGACGAGCTGAACGATCGGGCGGCCAACTACGAAAAGCGCATCCGTGCCCAATACACGGCGCTGGACACTCAAATGGCCAAGCTCAACGACATGTCCAGCTATGTGAGCAAGATCACCAGCATGCTGGACAGCGGCAGCTGA
- the fliS gene encoding flagellar export chaperone FliS, whose translation MYGNSSPFASHGQRASNMYNRVGVETDVLQASPHRLVQLLLDGAHDAMTQSLGAIRAGNVEAKGRALSKAVRILDEGLKAALNPAAGTLALDLRDLYAYMSMRLTYANLHSDIVAVEECQRLMQPIREAWATIAPASTEQRVAA comes from the coding sequence ATGTACGGAAACTCTTCTCCCTTTGCTTCCCACGGCCAGCGCGCGAGCAACATGTACAACCGCGTCGGCGTGGAAACCGATGTGCTGCAAGCCTCCCCGCACCGCCTGGTGCAACTGCTGCTGGATGGCGCCCACGACGCCATGACGCAGAGCCTGGGAGCGATTCGTGCCGGGAATGTGGAAGCCAAGGGCCGTGCGCTGAGCAAGGCCGTCCGCATCCTGGACGAAGGCCTGAAAGCTGCGCTGAACCCCGCCGCCGGCACCCTGGCGCTGGACCTGCGCGACCTTTATGCCTACATGAGCATGCGCCTGACCTACGCCAACCTGCACAGCGACATCGTCGCCGTGGAAGAGTGCCAACGTCTGATGCAACCGATCCGCGAAGCCTGGGCCACGATTGCCCCGGCCTCGACCGAACAACGCGTCGCCGCCTGA